A section of the Drosophila sechellia strain sech25 chromosome 3L, ASM438219v1, whole genome shotgun sequence genome encodes:
- the LOC6610743 gene encoding larval cuticle protein A3A → MNPLTVVAVLSSMALSAQAGLVGAPLAAAPLGAPLAYSAPLGAAPYFAPAAYSAPLGYAAPLGYNAPLVAGPAPLVSKTYAAAPFAAPFAAPVAPVAARLAAPVAAPLAAPVAPVAAPLAAPIAPVAAPLAAPVAAPLAAPVAAPIATEIVDAHPQYKFAYDVQDTLTGDSKTQEETRDGDVVRGSYSLIEPDGSRRIVSYYADSINGFNAVVQKDVPVAVAPVAPVLAKTVAAPVAPVVAAAPAPVFAKTLAAPIVA, encoded by the exons ATGAATCCTCTGACG GTTGTTGCAGTCCTCTCCTCGATGGCCCTCTCGGCTCAGGCTGGTTTGGTTGGCGCTCCTCTGGCCGCCGCTCCTCTGGGTGCTCCTCTGGCCTACTCCGCCCCTCTGGGAGCTGCTCCATACTTCGCCCCGGCTGCGTACTCCGCCCCTCTGGGCTACGCGGCTCCTTTGGGATACAACGCCCCTCTGGTGGCGGGACCTGCCCCCCTGGTGTCCAAGACCTACGCTGCCGCTCCTTTCGCCGCTCCCTTCGCCGCTCCAGTTGCGCCAGTTGCTGCTCGCCTGGCTGCCCCAGTCGCCGCTCCTCTCGCTGCCCCAGTTGCCCCAGTCGCCGCTCCTCTCGCTGCCCCAATTGCTCCAGTTGCCGCTCCCCTGGCTGCTCCAGTTGCTGCTCCTCTGgctgctcctgttgctgctCCCATCGCCACCGAGATCGTGGATGCCCACCCACAGTACAAGTTTGCCTACGATGTCCAGGATACGCTGACCGGTGACTCCAAGACCCAGGAGGAGACTCGTGATGGTGATGTCGTCCGAGGATCCTACTCTCTGATCGAGCCCGATGGTTCCCGTCGCATTGTCAGCTACTACGCCGACTCCATCAACGGATTCAACGCAGTAGTGCAGAAGGATGTGCCCGTGGCTGTTGCTCCAGTGGCTCCAGTTCTGGCCAAGACCGTGGCTGCTCCAGTGGCTCCAGTTGTGGCTGCTGCCCCCGCCCCAGTCTTCGCCAAGACCCTGGCCGCTCCCATCGTCGCCTaa
- the LOC6610746 gene encoding neural/ectodermal development factor IMP-L2 — protein MNLHVCALALLLFGSIATVRGRAVDLVDDSNDVDNSIEAEEEKPRNRAFEADWLKFTKTPPTKLQQADGATIEIVCEMMGSQVPSIQWVVGHLPRSELDDLDSNQVAEEAPSAIVHVRSSHIIDHVLSEARTYTCVGRTGSKTIYASTVVHPPRSSRLTPEKTYPGAQKPRIIYTEKTHLDLMGSNIQLPCRVHARPRAEVTWLNNENKEIVQGHRHRVLPNGDLLISDIKWEDMGNYKCIARNVVGKDTADTFVYPVLNEED, from the exons ATGAATTTACATGTGTGCGCCTTagcgctgctgctgttcggCAGTATCGCCACTGTCCGCGGAAGAGCCGTGGACCTGGTAGACGATAGCAACGACGTGGATAACTCCAtcgaggcggaggaggagaagcCACGCAACCGAGCCTTCGAAGCCGACTGGCTCAAGTTCACCAAGACGCCGCCGACGAAGCTGCAGCAGGCCGATGGAGCCACCATCGAGATCGTTTGCGAGATGATGGGCTCCCAGGTGCCCAGCAtccagtgggtggtgggtcaCCTGCCCCGCTCGGAGCTCGATGATTTGGACTCCAACCAGGTTGCCGAAGAGGCGCCGAGTGCCATTGTGCACGTCCGATCGTCGCACATCATCGACCACGTGCTGAGCGAGGCCCGCACCTACACGTGTGTGGGACGCACTGGCTCCAAGACCATCTATGCCAGCACTGTGGTGCATCCTCCTCGCTCCTCCCGCCTGACGCCGGAGAAGACCTACCCGGGTGCCCAGAAGCCGCGCATCATCTACACCGAGAAGACGCATCTGGACCTCATGGGCTCCAACATCCAGCTGCCCTGCCGCGTGCACGCCCGTCCCCGCGCCGAGGTCACCTGGTTGAACAACGAGAACAAGGAGATCGTCCAAGGACATCGCCACAGGGTGCTGCCCAACGGCGATCTCCTGATCTCCGATATCAAGTGGGAGGACATGGGCAACTACAAGTGCATAGCCCGCAACGTCGTCGGAAAGGATACCGCCGATACCTTCGTGTATCCCGTACTT AATGAGGAAGACTAA
- the LOC6610747 gene encoding sulfide:quinone oxidoreductase, mitochondrial: MNRRLPGTISQCQKILLATHNHAPTAFSSRFLSTSRVNRERQECQVLVVGGGTGGCAMAAKLSSRLGSDKVVVLEPEDKHYYQPMFTLIGGGMKRLDQSHRQMADVLPTRAKWVKEKALEFDPDNNTVSTSGGKTIKYDFLIIATGLQLNYGKIPGLVEALETPGSNVCSIYSPKYVDHVYECLRRTNKGNAIFTFPNCPIKCAGAPQKIAYISDHYFRKMGRRDNINIIYNTSLPVIFGVKHYAEALMKLIKRRNITLNVQRNLVEVRHKDNIAVFEDLAKPGVHYEETYSMLHVTPPMSTPDVVANCKKLVTPTGFVDVDQMTLQHNKYNNVFAIGDSASSPNSKTAAAAAAQSPVVFRNVMAVIKGKAPTDIYDGYSSCPIVTGYSSCILAEFDYNLTPVETFPLDQSKERYSMFFMKKELMPVLYWKLMMNGYWNGPALMRKMFSVLKFNKKQ; this comes from the exons ATGAACCGTCGCCTCCCAGGAACCATTAGCCAGTGCCAGAAGATACTCCTAGCCACCCACAACCATGCTCCAACGGCCTTCTCCTCCAGATTCCTGTCCACATCTCGAGTGAACCGCGAGCGGCAAGA ATGCCAAGTGctggtggtgggcggtggcaCCGGTGGGTGTGCCATGGCCGCCAAGTTGTCCTCTCGTTTGGGCAGCGACAAGGTGGTCGTCCTGGAACCAGAAGAT AAACATTACTACCAACCCATGTTCACCCTGATAGGAGGGGGCATGAAGAGATTGGATCAGAGCCACCGGCAAATGGCCGATGTTCTGCCAACAAGGGCCAAGTGGGTGAAGGAGAAGGCGCTGGAGTTCGATCCGGATAATAATACGGTTAGCACGTCTGGTGGCAAGACCATCAAGTACGACTTTCTGATCATCGCCACCGGACTGCAGCTGAATTATGGAAAG ATACCTGGCCTGGTGGAGGCCCTGGAGACCCCCGGCAGTAATGTTTGCTCCATCTACTCGCCCAAGTACGTGGATCATGTGTACGAATGTCTGCGCAGGACCAACAAAGGAAATGCTATATTCACCTTTCCCAATTGTCCCATCAAGTGTGCAGGTGCACCGCAGAAAATCGCCTATATATCTGATCACTACTTTAGGAAG ATGGGTCGTCGGGACAACATCAATATCATCTACAACACATCGCTTCCCGTGATTTTTGGTGTTAAACACTACGCAGAGGCCCTGATGAAATTGATCAAGAGGAGAAATATAACGCTTAATGTCCAAAGAAATCTCGTAGAAGTGAGACATAAAGATAATATAGCCGTGTTCGAGGATCTCGCAAAACCAGGAGTGCACTATGAGGAAACG TACTCCATGCTTCATGTGACTCCGCCGATGAGCACTCCGGATGTGGTGGCCAACTGCAAGAAGCTGGTGACGCCCACTGGCTTTGTGGACGTCGACCAGATGACGCTGCAGCACAACAAGTACAACAACGTGTTCGCCATCGGCGATTCGGCGTCCAGTCCCAACTCGAAGACGGCCGCGGCGGCGG CCGCCCAGTCACCGGTTGTGTTCAGGAACGTCATGGCGGTGATCAAGGGCAAAGCTCCAACGGATATCTACGATGGGTACTCGTCCTGCCCCATCGTCACCGGCTATAGCTCCTGCATCCTGGCTGAGTTTGACTACAACCTCACCCCCGTGGAGACCTTCCCATTGGATCAGTCCAAGGAGCGGTACTCCATGTTCTTCATGAAGAAGGAGCTGATGCCGGTGCTCTACTGGAAGCTGATGATGAACGGCTATTGGAACGGACCGGCACTCATGCGGAAAATGTTCTCAGTTCTAAAGTTTAATAAAAAGCAATAG
- the LOC6610748 gene encoding kinesin-like protein KIF23, translating to MKAVPRTPMRVVPKTPRVHQTVEKHRRDTSDKARDPVNVFCRVRPLQSDADLTSLRVKNSTTIALNPQDQLLQHHKPHNGAQREVQYIFKHVFQPDATQQDVYAAVAQPLVENLLKGRNSLLFTYGVTGSGKTYTMTGNLRHRGIMPRCLDVLFRTISDYQAKKFVFKPDKLNGFEILSEEDALLERQHEMNQRFAGSGRFAFRHKDSDPEIASQASVEPIPLLGLDEDNMYSVFVTYIEIYNNSVYDLLEDSGIQKTLQSKIIREDANRHMFVHGVTEVEVKTVEEALEVFQMGQKRKRMGHTVLNAESSRSHSVFNIRLVQAPTDSQGENVVQDRQNITVSQLSLVDLAGSERSSRTKNTGVRLREAGNINNSLMTLRTCLEYLRENQLAASNGLAPKKVPYRDSKITHMFKNYFDGEGQVSMIVCINPRIEDYDENMQVMKFAEMTQEVQIARATPMKQDLGLTPGRRKANKLFKIAVNNLNELGIPEAKDLEVDVGLVYSLGPDFPAYEMDSPEAQIKIRELMHYLEQRIEKRKKLRANLDIKCDSFRQMLMNLDRDNLQLRTELASLKAVYKQERDRSAALEKKVRIHESSIDVLNNTLSKQERQIEELTFKLNEKENMLTQKEHEKEKQKKKFSSKLAVESDKNKREFELKLREQRVKLQERMRIKDEKLRLVSNILQSEDLPSLPRSQSSENILNDRDRAPYTTRTEESSVPATRPDIYATPRHGAAAANNRHRRSRSAGDKWLEHRAANPVPLGTIMQPYLKNRKSVTKLTDLKELTSHGTTKYCLVSQDADTDGDVETKLYKGNVIPTCGGGAQVVFNDVECLKQKSPVHSPTRKRPSNGNISALGGGAVPSTVTSAQDVASRCNLGIEGHSSKKSKI from the exons ATGAAGGCAGT ACCCAGGACGCCGATGCGCGTCGTCCCGAAAACTCCGCGGGTGCATCAAACGGTGGAGAAACACCGACGAGACACCTCCGACAAGGCCAGGGATCCAGTGAATGTGTTCTGTCGAGTGCGGCCACTGCAATCCGACGCAGATCTCACCTCCCTGAGAGTCAAGAACTCCACGACGATCGCCCTGAATCCGCAGGatcagctgctgcagcatcaCAAGCCACACAACGGCGCCCAGCGCGAGGTTCAGTACATATTCAAGCACGTTTTCCAGCCGGATGCCACGCAGCAGGATGTGTACGCAGCTGTGGCCCAGCCGTTGGTGGAGAACCTACTGAAAGGCCGAAACAGTCTGCTTTTCACCTACGGCGTGACTGGAAGTGGAAAAACGTACACCATGACCGGCAACCTGCGACACCGCGGTATAATGCCGCGCTGCCTGGACGTGCTCTTTCGCACCATCTCAGATTACCAGGCCAAGAAGTTCGTCTTCAAGCCGGACAAGCTTAATGGCTTCGAGATCCTGTCCGAAGAGGATGCGCTCCTGGAGCGCCAGCACGAGATGAACCAGCGTTTTGCTGGCTCAGGACGATTTGCTTTCAGGCACAAGGACTCAGATCCGGAAATTGCATCCCAAGCCTCCGTGGAGCCAATACCGCTGCTGGGCTTGGATGAGGACAACATGTACTCGGTGTTTGTCACCTATATTGAGATTTACAATAACAGCGTCTACGACCTCCTGGAGGACTCGGGTATACAGAA GACTTTGCAGAGCAAAATCATTCGTGAAGATGCCAACCGACACATGTTCGTCCACGGCGTTACAGAGGTGGAGGTCAAGACCGTGGAGGAGGCTCTCGAGGTCTTTCAAATGGGCCAGAAGCGCAAACGCATGGGGCACACTGTTCTCAATGCAGAATCCAGTCGGAGTCACTCGGTGTTCAATATACGCTTGGTGCAAGCGCCCACTGATAGCCAGGGTGAGAATGTGGTTCAGGACCGACAAAACATCACAGTGAGTCAATTGTCACTGGTGGATCTGGCGGGCAGTGAGCGATCCTCAAGGACCAAGAACACCGGTGTGCGACTCCGTGAGGCGGGCAACATCAATAACTCGCTGATGACGCTGCGCACTTGCCTGGAATATCTGCGCGAGAACCAACTCGCGGCTAGCAATGGATTGGCACCCAAGAAGGTTCCCTATCGGGACTCCAAGATCACACACATGTTTAAAAACTACTTCGATGGCGAAGGCCAGGTGTCCATGATTGTGTGCATCAACCCAAGAATTGAGGACTATGATGAGAATATG CAAGTGATGAAGTTCGCCGAGATGACCCAGGAGGTGCAAATTGCTCGGGCGACTCCTATGAAGCAAGATTTGGGTCTAACTCCCGGTCGTCGCAAGGCCAACAAGCTGTTCAAGATTGCTGTTAATAATCTAAACGAGCTGGGCATTCCTGAGGCCAAGGATTTGGAGGTGGACGTGGGCTTGGTGTACAGTTTGGGGCCCGATTTTCCCGCATACGAAATGGACAGTCCCGAGGCACAGATCAAAATCCGCGAGCTAATGCACTATCTGGAGCAGCGTATTGAAAAGCGAAAGAAGCTGCGTGCCAACTTGGACATTAAAT GTGACAGCTTCCGGCAGATGCTGATGAACCTTGATCGCGACAATCTTCAGCTGCGCACGGAGCTCGCCTCCTTAAAGGCTGTCTACAAGCAGGAGCGCGATCGCAGCGCTGCCCTCGAGAAGAAGGTTCGCATCCACGAGAGCTCTATTGACGTGCTTAACAATACGCTAAGCAAGCAAGAACGGCAGATTGAAGAGCTGACTTTCAAGCTGAACGAGAAGGAGAATATGCTCACCCAAAAGGAGCACgagaaggaaaaacaaaagaagaagTTCAGCTCCAAGCTGGCCGTTGAGTCGGACAAAAACAAGCGAGAGTTTGAGCTAAAGCTGCGTGAACAGCGTGTGAAATTGCAGGAACGCATGCGCATCAAGGACGAGAAACTGCGATTGGTCTCCAACATTTTGCAGTCCGAAGATCTTCCCAGTCTGCCGCGGTCTCAGAGCTCCGAAAACATACTTAACGATAGAGATCGCGCTCCATATACGACGCGCACGGAGGAGTCCTCGGTGCCAGCTACAAGACCAGATATATATGCAACGCCACGACAT GGTGCAGCAGCGGCCAACAATCGGCATAGACGCTCCAGATCCGCCGGCGACAAGTGGCTGGAGCATCGGGCAGCTAATCCTGTTCCACTCGGAACCATTATGCAGCCGTATCTGAAGAATCGTAAATCCGTGACGAAACTAACCGACTTGAAGGAGCTAACTTCCCACGGAACTACGAAGTACTGTCTCGTCTCGCAGGATGCAGATACGGATGGCGATGTGGAGACCAAGCTGTATAAGGGCAATGTAATCCCCACTTGTGGCGGCGGTGCTCAAGTGGTGTTCAACGATGTGGAGTGCCTCAAGCAGAAGTCGCCGGTTCACTCGCCCACGCGAAAGCGACCCAGCAATGGCAACATTTCAGCTCTGGGCGGCGGTGCAGTGCCCAGCACGGTCACCTCGGCCCAGGACGTGGCCTCGCGCTGCAATCTCGGCATCGAGGGACACAGCAGCAAGAAGTCGAAGATCTAA